ATTTCTTTCCGATTCATAATTTGAAATTGCAGTAGGCTTAAGTCCAAGAATATCAGCTAATTCACCCTGTGTAAGTTTGTTTTTTAGTCTTAATTGCTTCAAACGAACGTTAAAATTCATTTCTCTCTCCAATTCTACATTATCGATACATTATTTACCATTTTAAACAATTATATAACTAAATTTTTCACAATGTCAATATATATTGCAGGAATGGTATAAAATACCAAAAATTAATTGACAAATAAATGAAAGGAAAATATTATATTAGTAGAAAATTGTAGAAATATAACGACATAGCGTGATAAATGGGGATATTTGGCGCTCAGAAATGAGGGGATCGAATGAAATTGAAGAAATTCATATCAAAAAGCGATCTATTGATTGAGAATACATTGGAAATGTATATTTTTTTTGATAATACAGGCAGAATTATCGAATGCAATATAAAGGCACTTAATGAGTTGGGATATGGTGAGGATATCTATCATGTTACTGTCGATCAGATTTTCAAGGAAATATTTGATTTTAACCAAGATGAAATGCTGATTAACACAAAAAGCTTAGATAAGACTTGTGAAACGGTTGCCTATCGTAAGAATCAAACCTGTTTTCCGGTAATATTAAGGGTTGCTATAAAAAGAGATAAGAAGTCATTTCTTGGGCTTTGTACTGCTATGAATATTCAAGAAAAGAAGGAAACCTTGCGTGAATTAGGACATGCACAGCAAGAACTCAAGGCTTTTCAGCAGAACCGAAATGATATGGTGGCAAATATAACCCATGAACTACGGACTCCGGTAAATGGAATTATGGGTCTGAGTAATAGCCTCCTTGAAATGGATTCAAAAGAAAAGCAAAAAGAAACGGTAAACTTAATTAGGGATTGTTGTAAAAATCTGAATAGAATTATTAATGATTTATTGGATTATTCGCAAATAATAAACAATAAATTAAGAATAAGAAAAAAAGAATTTGAGTTTCGTAAGTTCATTCATGATGTAATAGCTGTCAATCAATGTAAGATTGATGAAAAAGGACTTAAACTTTTAGTCAGTGTTTCATCAGATATCCCGGATCGATTGGTGGGAGATGAGTTACGTTTAGCACAGGTGTTGAATAATTTATTCTCGAATGCAATTAAGTTCACATCTGAAGGACAGATTGCATTGGAAGTAGTAAAACTAGCTCAATCGGAACATGATGTAGAGCTTTTTTTCATGGTGATTGATACGGGTATCGGGATTAGTGCGGAGGATAAGGATAGAATGTTTCAAAGCTTCATTCAGGGAGATGGTTCTATTTCCAGAAAATTTGGAGGTACTGGTCTGGGATTGTCTTTATGCAAGAGCCTGGTAGAAGCAATGCATGGAACGATGTCAGTAGATAGTGAAAAGAATAAAGGAAGTACATTTTCCTTCTCTGTTCATCTGGAGTTGCCGATTCATTCCAGAAATATTATAATGAGGGGGAAGCCAATACCTATTCAGAATAAGACCGATGATCAGATGGATATGAAGGACATATCCACCTCAAAGATTGTGACTGAAAAAGAACCTTCGCAATACATAGACAACAGAGCAATTGAATCAACGGAAGAATACGTGAAAAATCTGGATGATACCATGGACAAAATTTCGATTTGCCTGGAACTGGGATCATGGGATAAAGCAGAGAAGCTCGCGTATTTTATTAAAGGACAAATACCCACGGAGATGGAAGTACTTAAGAAGAGTGTGTTTCGCCTGTTATTGGCTATCAGAAAAGAAAGCTATGCTGAGGTTAAAATGATACTAACCGATATTAAGGCTGCCATGAATGGAGTGATGAAGTGAATAGTCCGACTTATGCAATGCCGAACATATTAATAGTTGATGATGTGAATGCAAATCTTGTGTTGCTTACAGAGATTGTACGTAATGCAGGATACACGGCACGCCCTGTGATCAATGCAAAGCAGGCGGTTCGTGCGATTGAGGCGTTGCCACCCAGCCTGATAATATTGGATATATCGATGCCTGAAATTGATGGCTTCATGTTTTGCTCCATGCTTAAGAAAAATGCGAACACCAGAGATATTCCGGTTATATTCGTATCCGCTATGAGTTCAGAGGAAGATAAATTAAAGGGATTAAGAATCGGTGCGGTTGATTATATTACAAAACCATTTCATCCGGAAGAAGTAAAGCTTCGTATCAATAATCATTTACGATTGTATAAAATGCAGCAGGATTTGGAAGCCTATAATAAAAAACTCCATAAAATTATTAATGAGCAGCTTCAGAAGATCTATGATGGAAATAAAAAGTTAATTAATGCAATGGTTAAGCTTTCAACCGAGGGAGATCCATACGAGTTAAGGCATTTGGATCATATCTCGATAAATTGCCGTCTTCTCAGTATCAGCTTACAGCTATCACCTATCTTTTATGAACAAATAACCAATAATTTTATTGAAGCCATTGAAGTGGCTTCCAAGCTCTATAGGATGGAGCAGAAGATTACGGACGGTCCTAGTATATTAGAGGTGATCTATGGAGAAAATCCACAAAATGAATATTTGAAAATGGCCATTGAGATTGTAAAATACCAAAAGGAATCTTGGGATGGCAATGGTTACCCTCAGGGGGTCAGTGGGGACGATATCCCATTGAGTGCCCGAATTGTATCCGTTATTGCGGAATATGAAAATCTGGCATATCCAAATGATAAGGACCACCAGTATTCCCACGAAGAAAGTATTCGTATGATACAGGATAAATCCGGTATTATTTATGATCCCAATATTATAGATATTTTACTAAAAATACAAAACCAATTAAAAGAAAGCCATAGTACAGAATAAAGAATGTTTTACCTTGACTATTCCTTCAAGAAGCATTATGGTTATAATTGATAATAATTTTGATTGAACTCGAATGCAATACATACCAATCAGAATACAATACATATTGTTTACTGGCGAAGGAAAGACGAGGATTATATAGATGAGCGAAATAGGAGATAGCTATATCGATTTTTATAAATCGAATAATAAGCGAAGGAAAAAGAGACGAGTTATCCGCTTATTATTTATTTCTTTATTAATTGGTGGGATGGCCGGTACTGGCTTTCATATAATAAATAAAAATAGGGATTGGTTATATAGAGAACATACCAATGAGCAACAGACTGAAATTGTGCTGGAGCAGCAGGATAACGATACCAATCCTGAACCTGTGGAAATAGTGAACCAATTGCCTATTCCGACTTCGGCTCCAAGTGTTATACCGACACCAGTCATTACACCAAAGGAGCAAAATGAGGCTGTGGAAACAGCGGGTAAGCGAAACGTCCTAACACGCATTCCGGTAAAGGTTAAAGGAATCTATGTTACCGCTCCGGTGGCTGGGATGAGCTTACGTGATCAATTAATTGAGCTGGCAGATACAACTGAAATTAATGCGATGGTGATTGATATTAAGGATGACTACGGTAAAATATCCTATGCCATGAACAGTCCCATGGCAAAGGAAATCGGAGCATTAACGAACACCATACCGGATATGGAGCAGTTGGTAGCTTTGCTTAAGGAAAAGAATATATATCTTATTGCAAGAATTGTTGCTTTTAAGGATCCCTATTTAGCTGAGAGCAGGCAGGAGCTGGCTATAAAAAACGTAGATGGAACACTATATCGGGATAAGAATGGAGATGGTTGGCTAAATCCATACAATCGAGAGGTGTGGGATTATCTGTTGGAGCTCGCTACACAGGCAGCAACTATTGGATTTGATGAGATCCAGTTCGATTATATTCGATTTTCTACGGATGAGGGAATTTCCGAAGCGGATTTTGGAAATGAAGCAGATACCGTAAGTAGGGAAGAGATTATCCTTGAGTTTACGAAATATGCATATGAGAAAATAAAGCCACTGGATGTATTTGTATCGGCTGATGTCTATGGAACGATTATAAGCAGTAAAATCGATGCATCCTTAGTAGGACAGAACTATGTAGAAATGGCAAAATATCTTGATTATATCTGTCCGATGATATATCCCTCTCACTTTGGTGAAGGGAATTACGGAATTGATTATCCGGACCTTGAGCCATATAACATCATACGTAAGGTATTGGTTGCATCGAAAACAAAGCTTGACGAAATACCGGAGGGGGAACATCGTGCAGTAGTACGACCATGGTTACAGGATTTTACCGCATCCTGGATAAAGCAGCATTTGAAATATGGAAAGGATGAGGTTCGAGCACAAATAGATGGAGTATACGATGCAGGCTACGAGGAGTGGTTATTATGGAATCCAACCTGTGTATATTCCGAGGAAGGTTTGATGGAAGAGTAATGATTGACCTGTCTTTCCTATGAATATATTAGCAGTGAGAATAATATACATCTAGTATAAATGATCTGGAGGTGTCCAATGGAAAAGGCATTCCGTCAAAATACAAAGATGTTTGCATTACTTAAGGGGTTACTATTCTCTTATATTATTACAGCATTTATTTTATTACTTCTCTCCTTTCTCATGCTTAAGCTGGACTTGTCAAGCACAGTGATCAGTGGAGGAATCATTTTTACTTATATTGTTTCCTCGTTTATAGGAGGATTTATTGTTGGTAAGAAAGTTGAGCAGAGGAAGTTTATCTGGGGGTTGTTCATGGGGATCGCATACTTTATCATAATTATGCTGGTATCATTGATGATGAATCGTGTGAGCCCGTTACCCCTGGGTAGTCTGTTAACAACATTCATTATATGTGGCATGAGTGGAATGCTGGGCGGAATGATTAGCTAATGAAATATAATAGTGCAACATAGGGCTGGAAATCCGATCGGATATCCAGCCTTATGTGTACAATAGTTATGTTATAGTCTGCGTTCCACAAAAAGATTGTAATTTGACAATGAATTGATTATACTATATATGAAATTTAGGAAACATAGTGTACAAGCTGATTAAGAATAGGAATTTACCCAGTATGATACAGTAAGCTATGTTTATTAATTACGAAAGCGAGGAACATTTCATGAAGACCTATCTTGTTACCGGAGGCGCCGGCTTCATCGGATCTAATTTTGTATTATATTTACTGGATAAATATAAAGATGATATTCAAGTGATCAATGTGGATGCATTAACCTATGCAGGAAATCTTGAGAATCTGAAATCAGTTGAGAAAAAAAGCAACTATAAATTTTTAAAGATAGATATCTGTGATAAGAATGCAGTTCTTGATATATTTAATACGTATGATATTGACAGAGTAATTCATTTTGCGGCGGAGAGCCATGTGGATCGCAGTATCCGTAATCCGGAGATATTTGTGAATACCAATGTACTTGGGACGTTGAACTTATTAAATGCAGCCAAGCTCTCATGGGAAACAGAGAACGGTTATAAACCTGGGAAAAAATATCTTCAGGTCTCTACGGATGAGGTATATGGTTCTCTGGAAGGAGAAGAGGGTTTCTTCTATGAAACCACTCCTTTAGATCCCCATAGCCCTTATTCAGCGAGTAAAGCTTCTGCAGACCTCCTGGTAAAATCCTATATTGACACCTTTCAATTCCCTGCTAATATTACGAGATGCAGTAATAATTACGGACCCTATCAGTTCCCTGAAAAGCTGATACCGCTGATGATAAATAACGCCCTATCCGGTAAGAAACTGCCAGTATATGGTTCTGGTAAAAACGTAAGAGACTGGCTCTATGTGCTTGATCACTGTAAAGCAATTGATTTGGTGGCAGAACAGGGTACGGTTGGGGAAGTGTATAATGTTGGTGGCCATAATGAAAAGAGAAATATTGAGATTGTCACAATTATTCTGGATACTTTACTTGAGGTACTCCCCCAGAATGATGAACGAAGAAAGAATATTAGTCATGATCTAATCACCTATGTAGAGGATCGTAAAGGACATGACTTCCGATATGCAATCGCTCCTGATAAAATTAAGGCTGAGTTGGGCTGGGAGCCGGAGACTCCGTTCCATGAAGGAATAAAGCTGACGATAGCATGGTATCTTCAGAATTTAGAGTGGATGGAGCACATCACAAAGGGAGATTATCAGAAGTACTATAGCGATATGTACCATGTGTAAGACAAGCTGTCGAAATACTTGATTAGGAAAAATTCGTTTACTTATATTAGATGTTGATTAAGGTGTCAAAAGTCTGATTTGTGGTTTTACTAGAAGTCAGAATAGGCTCACTTTCAGAAAGGCTTGGTGTTTCATGAGATATGAGGAGTTTACTATAGAAGGCCGTAATGCAGTGATGGAGGCATTTCGTTCAGGTAAGACCATCGATCGGCTTTTTGTTCTGGACGGTTGCCAGGATGGCCCTGTAAAATCCATCATAAGGGAAGCAAAAAAGACGGACTGTATTATAAGCTTTGTGAAGAAGGAAAGACTGGATCAGATGTCGGAAACTGAGAAGCATCAGGGAGTTATCGCATATGCAGCAGCATATGAATATGCAGAGGTAGAGGATATTCTCAATGCGGCAAGAGAAAAAGAAGAACCACCATTTATTGTTTTACTGGATAGTATAGAGGATCCTCACAACCTTGGAGCAATCATCAGAACAGCACATCAGGCAGGAGCTCATGGAGTCATTATTCCGAAGAGAAGGGCTGCCGGATTGACTGCGACGGTTGCAAGAACATCGGCAGGAGCTCTTAACTACATTCCTGTGGCGAAAGTAACCAATTTAGCAGTAACAATTGAAGAGCTTAAGGAGAAGGGCTTGTGGTTCGTCTGTGCAGATATGGACGGTGAATTGATGTATAAGCTCAACCTCACTGGACCCATTGGACTGGTAATTGGTAGTGAAGGGGAAGGTGTAGGCCGTTTAGTAAAAGAAAAATGTGATTTTACGGCGAAGATCCCGATGTTTGGCAAAGTGGATTCCTTAAACGCTTCTGTAGCAATGGGAGTTATGGCATATGAAATCGTTAGGCAAAGAATGAAATAAACACATGAATTTGATGGAGTTATTTAATACCGATCATACTCTGAAGATAATACTTGTGTATGGAGGGAGGTTGTCAGAATGAACGCTGCAGTGGAATATGATAAGCTTTCAGATGAAGAAATAATAGATAGAGTTCAAAGTGGCGAAAAGTCTGCAATCGACTATCTGCTGGAAAAATACAAGTATCTTGTACGAAGTAAGGCGAAAGCGTTATTCCTGATCGGTGGCGATCGGGATGATTTAATACAGGAGGGGATGATCGGACTTTATAAGGCAATAAGAGATTATCAGCCGGACAAGGATAACTCCTTTTTCAGCTTTGCAGATTTATGTATCTCAAGGCAAATATACAGTGCGATCAAAGCTTCAAATACTAAGAAAAATATTCCTCTGAATACATATATTTCTCTTTATACTCCAGCATATGGCGAGAATAATGAAGCAGAGGAAAAAGAAACATTGGTTGACATAATTCACCAGAAATATCTATCAAATCCTGAGGAATTAGTTATTGACAAAGAGAATACCAGTATGATAGAATATGAACTTGTAAGGCGTCTGAGCAACCTTGAGAAACAGGTTTTGAGTTTGTATATGCAGGATTTAAAGTACACACAGATTGCCGATGCATTGGGGAAGGAACCCAAGACAATTGATAATGCATTGACAAGAATTAAGAAAAAGCTCAATCAGGTGCTAAAGGAAATATAGTAATGATTCAATGATACCAAAAGTATAATCTGGTTATTGTATCTGCTGTTGTAGCTCAGTGGTAGAGCACTTCATTGGTAATGAAGAGGTCGGGGGTCCGACTCCCCTCAACAGCTTGTCCGGTTAATATATATGTTATTGTTAAATAAGGAATGCATATAATAGAATACGGATATATCGAGGTGTGGCTCAGCTTGGCTAGAGCGCTACGTTAGGGACGTAGAGGCCGCAGGTTCAAATCCTGTCACCTCGATTTTTTTATGCAATTTTATGTAAGAAGCAACTATATTGAATGCATACGATATATGATAAAAAGAGGCCGTAACCACTTGGAGGATACCAAGCGGTTACGGCCTTAAATATTGTATTGAGTAAATTAAATGGTAAATTTCTTAATGGATTCTTCCAGTCGTTTTGCATCATTTGCTAATTCTTGCGCTGCGACTTTCAAACGTTCTACTGACTCAATCTGATTGATAGCAGTAGTGTTAACTTCTTCGGATGCAGCCGCAGTTTCCTCTGATACCGCTGAAATACTTTGAATGGCATCCATCGTATCAACTTTAGCAGCATCAATTTTCTGAATGCCTTCCGAGATGTTATTCAAATTATTAACTAAATCATTGACATGGCGATTGATGTTATCAAATACCTGAACGGTTTTACCTAAGGATTCAGATTGTGATTCCACAATACTTTCTGCTTGTTTTGCAGTTACAACGGTGTCCTGCGTCTTTTTCTGAATTTGTGTTACTATTTTTTGAATCTGGTTTGCTGCCTGAACAGACTGATCTGCCAATTTTCTGATTTCGTTTGCTACAACTGCAAATCCTCGTCCAGCTTCTCCGGCTCTTGCTGCTTCAATGGAAGCATTGAGAGAAAGAAGATTGGTTTGTTCTGCAATTTCATTGATTATATCAACAAAGCTAACGATGTTGCGGGATTGGTCTTCAAACTCCTGTATTTTAGCGATTACATTCTGAGTGATGTCTGTAGTTGCCTTCGCCTTCTCGGACAGTTCGTCTATAATTACGATACCTTCACCGGCAATCATCTTTGTATTATCAGCAATTTTCTCGATTTCCTGTGTGTTATTATGTACCTGATTGATCTGATCAGATAGACCTGCCATTTGCATCAGGCAGTGCTCTGTATCATTTGCCTGTTGAACAATACCCTGTTCGATATCCTCAATTGTCTTAGAGATATCCTTTGTTGCTTCGAGAAGCTTAACGGAAGTACCGGATACACCGTCTGCTGAATTAC
The nucleotide sequence above comes from Variimorphobacter saccharofermentans. Encoded proteins:
- a CDS encoding putative glycoside hydrolase; amino-acid sequence: MSEIGDSYIDFYKSNNKRRKKRRVIRLLFISLLIGGMAGTGFHIINKNRDWLYREHTNEQQTEIVLEQQDNDTNPEPVEIVNQLPIPTSAPSVIPTPVITPKEQNEAVETAGKRNVLTRIPVKVKGIYVTAPVAGMSLRDQLIELADTTEINAMVIDIKDDYGKISYAMNSPMAKEIGALTNTIPDMEQLVALLKEKNIYLIARIVAFKDPYLAESRQELAIKNVDGTLYRDKNGDGWLNPYNREVWDYLLELATQAATIGFDEIQFDYIRFSTDEGISEADFGNEADTVSREEIILEFTKYAYEKIKPLDVFVSADVYGTIISSKIDASLVGQNYVEMAKYLDYICPMIYPSHFGEGNYGIDYPDLEPYNIIRKVLVASKTKLDEIPEGEHRAVVRPWLQDFTASWIKQHLKYGKDEVRAQIDGVYDAGYEEWLLWNPTCVYSEEGLMEE
- a CDS encoding TIGR04086 family membrane protein, which codes for MEKAFRQNTKMFALLKGLLFSYIITAFILLLLSFLMLKLDLSSTVISGGIIFTYIVSSFIGGFIVGKKVEQRKFIWGLFMGIAYFIIIMLVSLMMNRVSPLPLGSLLTTFIICGMSGMLGGMIS
- a CDS encoding response regulator — its product is MNSPTYAMPNILIVDDVNANLVLLTEIVRNAGYTARPVINAKQAVRAIEALPPSLIILDISMPEIDGFMFCSMLKKNANTRDIPVIFVSAMSSEEDKLKGLRIGAVDYITKPFHPEEVKLRINNHLRLYKMQQDLEAYNKKLHKIINEQLQKIYDGNKKLINAMVKLSTEGDPYELRHLDHISINCRLLSISLQLSPIFYEQITNNFIEAIEVASKLYRMEQKITDGPSILEVIYGENPQNEYLKMAIEIVKYQKESWDGNGYPQGVSGDDIPLSARIVSVIAEYENLAYPNDKDHQYSHEESIRMIQDKSGIIYDPNIIDILLKIQNQLKESHSTE
- the rlmB gene encoding 23S rRNA (guanosine(2251)-2'-O)-methyltransferase RlmB, whose translation is MRYEEFTIEGRNAVMEAFRSGKTIDRLFVLDGCQDGPVKSIIREAKKTDCIISFVKKERLDQMSETEKHQGVIAYAAAYEYAEVEDILNAAREKEEPPFIVLLDSIEDPHNLGAIIRTAHQAGAHGVIIPKRRAAGLTATVARTSAGALNYIPVAKVTNLAVTIEELKEKGLWFVCADMDGELMYKLNLTGPIGLVIGSEGEGVGRLVKEKCDFTAKIPMFGKVDSLNASVAMGVMAYEIVRQRMK
- the rfbB gene encoding dTDP-glucose 4,6-dehydratase, with the translated sequence MKTYLVTGGAGFIGSNFVLYLLDKYKDDIQVINVDALTYAGNLENLKSVEKKSNYKFLKIDICDKNAVLDIFNTYDIDRVIHFAAESHVDRSIRNPEIFVNTNVLGTLNLLNAAKLSWETENGYKPGKKYLQVSTDEVYGSLEGEEGFFYETTPLDPHSPYSASKASADLLVKSYIDTFQFPANITRCSNNYGPYQFPEKLIPLMINNALSGKKLPVYGSGKNVRDWLYVLDHCKAIDLVAEQGTVGEVYNVGGHNEKRNIEIVTIILDTLLEVLPQNDERRKNISHDLITYVEDRKGHDFRYAIAPDKIKAELGWEPETPFHEGIKLTIAWYLQNLEWMEHITKGDYQKYYSDMYHV
- a CDS encoding PAS domain-containing sensor histidine kinase, whose product is MKLKKFISKSDLLIENTLEMYIFFDNTGRIIECNIKALNELGYGEDIYHVTVDQIFKEIFDFNQDEMLINTKSLDKTCETVAYRKNQTCFPVILRVAIKRDKKSFLGLCTAMNIQEKKETLRELGHAQQELKAFQQNRNDMVANITHELRTPVNGIMGLSNSLLEMDSKEKQKETVNLIRDCCKNLNRIINDLLDYSQIINNKLRIRKKEFEFRKFIHDVIAVNQCKIDEKGLKLLVSVSSDIPDRLVGDELRLAQVLNNLFSNAIKFTSEGQIALEVVKLAQSEHDVELFFMVIDTGIGISAEDKDRMFQSFIQGDGSISRKFGGTGLGLSLCKSLVEAMHGTMSVDSEKNKGSTFSFSVHLELPIHSRNIIMRGKPIPIQNKTDDQMDMKDISTSKIVTEKEPSQYIDNRAIESTEEYVKNLDDTMDKISICLELGSWDKAEKLAYFIKGQIPTEMEVLKKSVFRLLLAIRKESYAEVKMILTDIKAAMNGVMK
- the sigH gene encoding RNA polymerase sporulation sigma factor SigH, which codes for MNAAVEYDKLSDEEIIDRVQSGEKSAIDYLLEKYKYLVRSKAKALFLIGGDRDDLIQEGMIGLYKAIRDYQPDKDNSFFSFADLCISRQIYSAIKASNTKKNIPLNTYISLYTPAYGENNEAEEKETLVDIIHQKYLSNPEELVIDKENTSMIEYELVRRLSNLEKQVLSLYMQDLKYTQIADALGKEPKTIDNALTRIKKKLNQVLKEI